The following proteins are co-located in the Halarcobacter sp. genome:
- a CDS encoding ATP-binding cassette domain-containing protein: MSLVKTVNISKSFGKTKAISNISLNIKEKKITGLVGPDGAGKTTLIRLMTGLLDIDEGELSVLNFSLPKEAKNVQEEIGYMPQKFGLYEDLSVYENLQLYANLQSIEKSKQKDRIAELLEFINLKNFKSFLAKDLSGGMKQKLGLACALIKKPKLLLLDEPGVGVDPISRKELWAIVNQLIEENVTVVWSTAYLDEAALCDEVILLNEGEILFNGVPSNLSDTMKGKVFKIQGEIKDRRKTLRLALKNKDIKDGVILGNSVKLICEDKDKLPKLDSIEAYNCKYEEIEPNFEDGFMNILKGEFNGESLLAKQMKQLDDNDYTHLIEAKNLTKKFGNFTATDNVNFKIKKGEIFGFLGPNGAGKSTTFKMLCGLMEPTSGNAEVLGMSLQKSSYKARKEIGYMSQKFSLYGDISVYENLKFFAGVYGLKGKNKNKKIRDMIKIFELEKYKKTASKNLPLGYKQRLSLACAVMHDPVVLFLDEPTSGIDPQTRREFWNHIYAMVQKGMTIMVTTHFMDEAEYCDRIALIYKGKAIALDTPHNLISQISSDATMEEAFIELIKREDNA; this comes from the coding sequence ATGTCACTGGTTAAAACAGTTAATATTTCAAAAAGTTTTGGAAAAACAAAAGCTATTTCAAATATTAGTCTAAATATAAAAGAGAAAAAAATCACAGGTCTAGTTGGACCTGATGGTGCAGGGAAAACCACTTTAATAAGATTAATGACTGGTCTTTTAGATATAGATGAAGGTGAATTAAGTGTATTAAATTTCTCTCTTCCAAAAGAAGCAAAAAATGTCCAAGAAGAGATTGGATATATGCCACAAAAGTTTGGTTTATATGAAGATTTATCAGTATATGAAAACTTACAACTATATGCAAACTTACAATCAATAGAAAAGTCAAAACAAAAAGATAGAATAGCTGAACTTTTAGAGTTTATAAATCTAAAAAACTTTAAATCTTTTTTAGCAAAGGATTTATCAGGAGGTATGAAACAAAAGTTAGGTTTAGCTTGTGCTTTAATAAAAAAACCAAAACTTTTGCTTTTAGATGAACCAGGAGTTGGAGTTGACCCTATTTCAAGAAAAGAATTATGGGCAATAGTAAATCAATTAATTGAAGAAAATGTTACTGTTGTTTGGAGTACAGCATATTTGGATGAAGCTGCATTATGCGATGAAGTTATACTTTTAAATGAAGGAGAAATACTTTTCAATGGAGTTCCTTCAAATTTAAGTGATACAATGAAAGGAAAAGTTTTTAAAATTCAAGGGGAAATTAAAGATAGAAGAAAAACATTAAGATTAGCATTAAAAAATAAAGATATCAAAGATGGAGTTATTTTAGGAAATAGTGTAAAACTAATATGTGAAGATAAAGACAAGCTTCCTAAACTTGATAGTATTGAAGCTTATAATTGTAAATATGAAGAGATTGAACCAAACTTTGAAGATGGCTTTATGAATATTTTAAAGGGTGAATTCAATGGAGAATCACTTTTAGCAAAACAAATGAAGCAATTAGATGATAATGATTACACCCATCTAATTGAAGCAAAAAACTTAACTAAAAAATTTGGAAATTTTACTGCAACAGATAATGTTAATTTTAAAATAAAAAAAGGTGAAATCTTTGGTTTTTTAGGACCTAATGGTGCAGGAAAATCTACAACTTTTAAGATGTTATGTGGGCTTATGGAACCAACATCAGGTAATGCGGAAGTTTTAGGTATGAGTTTACAAAAGTCTTCATATAAAGCAAGAAAAGAGATTGGATACATGTCTCAAAAATTTTCTTTATATGGAGATATTTCAGTATATGAAAATCTAAAATTTTTTGCAGGTGTTTATGGTTTAAAAGGTAAAAATAAAAATAAAAAAATTCGAGATATGATAAAAATATTTGAACTTGAAAAATATAAAAAAACAGCTTCTAAAAATTTACCACTAGGATACAAACAAAGACTCTCTTTAGCTTGTGCAGTTATGCATGACCCCGTTGTATTGTTTTTAGATGAACCAACTTCAGGGATTGATCCACAAACAAGACGAGAGTTTTGGAACCATATTTATGCAATGGTACAAAAGGGGATGACTATTATGGTTACTACTCACTTTATGGATGAAGCTGAATATTGTGATAGAATTGCACTTATATACAAAGGAAAAGCTATTGCTTTAGATACGCCACACAATCTAATAAGTCAAATCTCTTCTGATGCAACTATGGAAGAAGCTTTTATTGAACTAATCAAAAGGGAAGATAATGCCTAA
- a CDS encoding ABC transporter permease produces the protein MFYQLLALIRKEFLAIWSDKRSRIVIIIPPLIQLVLFAFAVTLEVKNVSIGILDRDNSNESKELVRALKYSDRFSEVLFLKSDKDLKEKLNSQKIMVAIDISQEFSNKLNKGQKAEIGIIGDGRKSNSSQITIGYIQMIINNTFSKNSQSIFIRNWYNPNLDNFWWILPNLIGSLTMIIALILTSLSVARERELGTFEQISVAPLSPMTLIIGKTIPPMVISIIEASVIFLSAIIFFKVPFLGSFWILSVAIFAFVFSIVGFGLFISSISSTQQQGILGAFVLLVPSILMSGFATPVENMPDWLIPFTDFVALKYFLIVLKGVFLKDISWDIAIWEIVPMIALGVVTLSIATWFFKKKVT, from the coding sequence ATGTTTTATCAATTACTTGCCCTAATAAGAAAAGAGTTTTTAGCGATTTGGAGCGATAAACGTTCACGTATTGTAATTATTATACCTCCTTTAATTCAATTAGTACTTTTTGCTTTTGCTGTAACTTTAGAAGTAAAAAATGTTTCTATTGGTATCTTAGATAGAGACAATTCTAATGAAAGTAAAGAATTAGTTCGTGCACTAAAATATAGTGATAGATTTTCAGAAGTGTTATTTCTGAAAAGTGATAAAGATTTAAAAGAGAAATTAAACTCTCAAAAAATAATGGTAGCAATAGATATTTCTCAAGAGTTTTCAAACAAATTAAATAAAGGGCAAAAAGCAGAGATTGGGATTATAGGAGATGGAAGAAAATCAAATAGTTCCCAAATAACCATAGGTTATATTCAAATGATTATAAACAATACTTTTTCAAAAAATTCACAAAGCATATTTATAAGAAACTGGTATAACCCAAATCTTGACAATTTTTGGTGGATACTTCCAAATTTAATTGGAAGTTTAACCATGATTATTGCTTTGATTTTAACCTCTTTATCAGTTGCAAGAGAAAGAGAACTTGGAACTTTTGAACAAATCTCAGTGGCACCACTTAGTCCTATGACTTTGATAATTGGAAAAACTATTCCACCTATGGTAATTAGCATTATTGAAGCATCTGTTATTTTTCTTTCAGCTATTATATTTTTTAAAGTTCCATTTCTTGGCTCTTTTTGGATTTTGTCAGTAGCAATTTTTGCTTTTGTATTTTCTATTGTGGGGTTTGGTCTTTTTATCTCTTCCATATCTTCAACACAACAACAAGGGATATTAGGGGCTTTTGTTCTTTTAGTACCCTCTATTTTAATGTCAGGATTTGCAACACCTGTTGAAAATATGCCTGATTGGCTTATACCTTTTACAGACTTTGTTGCTTTAAAATACTTTTTAATAGTTTTAAAAGGGGTGTTTTTAAAAGATATTTCATGGGATATTGCAATCTGGGAAATAGTTCCCATGATTGCATTAGGAGTTGTAACTCTTAGTATAGCTACTTGGTTTTTTAAGAAAAAAGTTACTTAA
- a CDS encoding asparaginase domain-containing protein → MNVTIINTGGTFNKRYNPIKGKLEVPTDNIALDKILASCHNVEFEIKNVVSKDSLDMDDNDRKTICDAIKSTENDNIIIIHGTDTVHLTSALIKKEKIEKKIVFTGAMVPMSIDTVEATMNFSQALGFLNANVENGTYISMHGVVVDSSKLVKNRELGQFLIQN, encoded by the coding sequence ATGAATGTAACTATTATTAATACTGGTGGAACTTTTAATAAAAGATATAATCCAATAAAAGGTAAATTAGAAGTACCAACAGACAATATAGCATTAGATAAAATTCTTGCTTCTTGTCATAATGTTGAATTTGAGATTAAAAATGTGGTTTCAAAAGATAGTTTGGATATGGATGATAATGATAGAAAAACTATATGTGATGCAATAAAAAGTACTGAAAATGATAATATCATAATAATTCATGGGACAGATACTGTTCACTTAACTTCAGCATTAATTAAAAAAGAAAAAATAGAAAAGAAGATTGTATTCACAGGAGCTATGGTACCTATGAGTATTGATACTGTAGAAGCGACTATGAATTTTTCACAAGCATTAGGATTTTTAAATGCAAATGTAGAAAATGGAACTTATATCTCGATGCACGGAGTTGTTGTAGATTCTTCTAAACTTGTTAAAAATAGAGAGTTAGGACAGTTTTTAATTCAAAATTAA
- the aspA gene encoding aspartate ammonia-lyase yields MEEQFRIEHDFLGEKKIEKDAYYGIQTLRARENFDITHTSLSLFPTFIKSLAKVKKACALTNFELGDLNDMQRDAIIQACNEIIDGKFHDQFIVDPIQGGAGTSTNMNANEVIANRALEILAKPRSSYDIIHPNNHINMSQSTNDVYPTAIKLTLYELIYKLKDSLRYLRDTFDEKAVEFKDVLKMGRTQLQDAVPMTLGQEFKTYSVMIDEDIFRLREAQALLKEVNLGATAIGTGINTKPEYRRKVINNLRDVTGVDYESAGDLIEATQDTGAFVHISGILKRVAIKISKICNDLRLLSSGPRAGLNEINLPKMQPGSSIMPGKVNPVIPEVVNQVAFEVIGADATISIACEGGQLQLNVFEPLVAYKLFTSINMMRRSFYSLAKKCVKGITANEDVCMENILNSVTLVTCLNPILGYEKSSAIAKEALATNKRVYDIILEQELFTKDELDELLHPKNMVSNFKG; encoded by the coding sequence ATGGAAGAGCAATTTAGAATTGAACACGATTTTTTAGGTGAAAAAAAGATAGAAAAAGACGCATATTATGGTATTCAAACATTAAGAGCAAGGGAAAATTTTGATATAACTCATACAAGTTTATCTTTATTTCCTACGTTTATAAAATCTTTAGCAAAAGTTAAAAAAGCTTGCGCTTTAACTAACTTTGAGTTAGGTGATTTAAATGATATGCAAAGAGATGCAATAATTCAAGCTTGCAACGAGATAATAGATGGTAAATTTCATGATCAATTTATAGTTGATCCAATTCAAGGTGGGGCTGGAACTTCAACAAATATGAATGCAAATGAAGTTATAGCAAATAGAGCTTTAGAAATATTAGCCAAACCTAGAAGTTCATACGATATTATCCACCCCAATAATCATATTAATATGAGTCAGTCTACAAATGATGTATATCCTACTGCAATTAAACTAACTTTATATGAATTAATCTACAAATTGAAAGATTCACTTAGATATTTAAGAGATACCTTTGATGAAAAAGCAGTTGAGTTTAAAGATGTACTTAAAATGGGAAGAACACAACTTCAAGATGCTGTGCCAATGACTTTAGGGCAAGAGTTTAAAACATATTCTGTAATGATTGATGAAGATATTTTTAGATTAAGAGAAGCACAAGCTTTATTAAAAGAGGTAAATCTTGGAGCAACAGCTATAGGTACTGGAATTAATACAAAACCAGAGTATAGAAGAAAAGTTATTAATAACCTAAGAGATGTAACAGGTGTTGATTATGAAAGTGCCGGAGATTTAATTGAAGCTACACAAGATACTGGTGCTTTTGTTCATATTTCTGGAATTTTAAAAAGAGTTGCTATTAAAATCTCTAAAATATGTAATGACTTAAGACTTTTAAGTTCTGGTCCTAGAGCAGGACTAAATGAAATCAACCTTCCAAAAATGCAACCAGGAAGTTCAATAATGCCAGGGAAAGTTAATCCCGTAATTCCTGAAGTTGTAAACCAAGTAGCTTTTGAGGTTATAGGAGCTGATGCTACTATATCAATTGCTTGTGAAGGTGGTCAATTGCAACTTAACGTATTTGAACCATTAGTTGCATATAAACTATTTACTTCAATTAATATGATGAGAAGATCTTTTTATTCTTTGGCTAAAAAATGTGTAAAAGGTATAACTGCAAATGAAGATGTATGTATGGAAAATATTTTAAATTCAGTTACCTTAGTCACTTGTTTAAATCCTATTTTAGGATATGAAAAAAGTTCAGCAATAGCAAAAGAAGCCCTTGCAACAAACAAAAGAGTATATGATATAATTTTAGAGCAAGAATTATTTACAAAAGATGAGTTAGATGAACTTCTTCACCCTAAAAATATGGTAAGTAATTTTAAAGGATAA
- a CDS encoding manganese-dependent inorganic pyrophosphatase — translation MAIYTCGHTTPDSDSICSAISLAYLLNKIGREAIPARQGAVSPETQFILDKFGFEAPELKTEFAGCELFITDYSDRGQAPKDLDEATVVGIVDHHKLGDITTSTPLECWIRPVGCTNTIVKEMYDYHGVEIPANIAGIMMCAILSDTVIFKSPTCTETDIKIVRELAAIAGIEDFGAVGMEMFKVKSAVEGVPSRDLILRDYKPFDMHGSKVGIGQLEVIDLAIFDNVKADLQADLEKLREEEGLHTACLLLTDIMKEGSEILVSSEDSSVFEKAFDCKLENKKVWLDGCLSRKKQIIPFLEPAFA, via the coding sequence ATGGCAATTTATACATGTGGGCATACAACACCTGATTCAGATTCTATCTGTTCAGCAATATCTTTAGCTTATCTTTTAAACAAGATTGGAAGAGAAGCAATACCTGCAAGACAAGGAGCAGTATCTCCAGAAACACAGTTTATCTTAGATAAATTTGGTTTTGAAGCACCAGAACTTAAAACTGAGTTTGCTGGTTGTGAATTATTTATAACAGATTATTCAGATAGAGGACAAGCTCCAAAAGATTTAGATGAGGCGACTGTTGTTGGTATTGTTGACCACCATAAATTAGGGGATATTACTACTTCTACTCCATTAGAGTGTTGGATTAGACCAGTTGGTTGTACAAATACAATTGTAAAAGAGATGTATGATTATCATGGTGTTGAAATCCCTGCAAATATTGCTGGTATTATGATGTGTGCAATTCTTTCAGATACTGTTATTTTCAAATCTCCTACATGTACTGAAACAGATATTAAAATTGTTAGAGAATTAGCAGCAATTGCTGGAATTGAAGATTTTGGTGCAGTTGGTATGGAGATGTTTAAGGTGAAGTCTGCTGTTGAAGGTGTACCTTCAAGGGATTTAATTTTAAGAGATTATAAGCCATTTGATATGCACGGTAGTAAGGTAGGAATCGGTCAACTTGAAGTTATTGATTTGGCTATTTTTGATAATGTAAAAGCTGATTTACAAGCTGACTTAGAAAAATTAAGAGAAGAGGAAGGTCTTCATACTGCTTGCTTACTTTTAACTGATATTATGAAAGAAGGAAGTGAGATTTTAGTTTCTAGTGAAGATTCATCAGTTTTTGAAAAAGCTTTTGATTGTAAACTTGAAAATAAAAAAGTTTGGTTAGATGGTTGTTTATCTAGAAAAAAACAAATTATTCCTTTCTTAGAACCAGCCTTTGCATAA
- a CDS encoding ABC transporter permease codes for MPNFQRLKAIFIKESLQIIRDPSALIIALILPLMLLFLMGYAISLDSKNIPVGIVVEKTSKYTTSLVKAFESSESFNVTVSKDRRVFEKNLQEGNLRAMVIIPSSFDKDILNHKPKIQIITDGSEPNIAGYVSKYAQELWQNWLSYENLKTNDLIDIKTRYWFNAPLLSSYFLLPGSIAVILTLIGTLLTALVVAREWERGTMEAIMSTPTTILELLLGKLLPYFVLGMLSLTICISITLLWFDIPYRGSYTMLFLSSAIYLIPSLSLGLLISTLAKNQFVASQMALIIGFLPAMILSGFIFQISSMPSWLQVITNFIPATYFTTILQTLFLTGDVYEIIVPNTLWMLLIGFVLFTIIFIITKKKLN; via the coding sequence ATGCCTAATTTTCAAAGACTAAAAGCAATATTTATCAAAGAGAGTTTACAAATTATTAGAGACCCTAGTGCTTTGATTATTGCTTTAATTTTACCTTTAATGTTACTATTTTTAATGGGTTATGCTATCTCTTTAGATTCTAAAAATATACCTGTAGGAATAGTTGTAGAAAAGACTTCAAAATATACTACGAGTTTAGTAAAAGCCTTTGAAAGTAGTGAAAGTTTTAATGTTACTGTTTCAAAAGATAGAAGAGTTTTTGAAAAAAACCTTCAAGAGGGAAATTTAAGAGCAATGGTAATAATACCTTCAAGTTTTGATAAAGATATCTTAAATCATAAACCTAAAATCCAAATTATAACAGATGGAAGTGAACCTAATATCGCAGGATATGTAAGTAAATATGCCCAAGAATTATGGCAAAATTGGTTATCTTATGAAAATCTTAAAACAAACGATTTAATAGATATAAAAACAAGATATTGGTTTAATGCACCTTTACTTAGCAGTTACTTCTTACTTCCTGGTTCAATTGCTGTAATCTTAACACTAATTGGTACACTTTTAACTGCACTTGTTGTAGCAAGAGAATGGGAAAGAGGTACAATGGAAGCTATAATGTCAACTCCAACTACAATCTTAGAGCTTTTACTTGGTAAACTTTTACCCTATTTTGTACTTGGCATGTTATCACTTACTATTTGTATTTCAATCACTCTTTTATGGTTTGATATACCCTATAGAGGTTCATATACAATGTTATTTCTTAGTTCTGCTATTTATTTAATACCTTCATTGAGTTTAGGATTGTTGATTTCAACATTAGCAAAGAATCAGTTTGTAGCTTCGCAAATGGCATTAATAATTGGATTCTTGCCAGCTATGATACTTTCTGGTTTTATATTTCAAATAAGTAGTATGCCCTCTTGGCTTCAAGTTATAACAAACTTTATACCCGCAACTTATTTTACAACTATTTTACAAACTCTATTTTTAACAGGTGATGTCTATGAAATCATTGTCCCAAACACTTTATGGATGTTACTAATAGGTTTTGTACTTTTTACAATAATATTTATAATCACAAAAAAGAAGTTAAATTAA
- a CDS encoding ferritin: MISKELQNALIEQLNKEYHSAYLYLGMSAYCSKEGFNGSSNWFLIQYQEEIAHGMKLFKYLEDQDVEIKLPSIEGVKVEYNSLLDVFKKALAHEQKMSKNLNILSDIAMKEKDHATYNLLQWYVTEQVEEEATLKEIRDHIKLVGDNGYGLYTIDKELSTRSFSDPTA, from the coding sequence ATGATTAGTAAAGAATTACAAAATGCATTAATAGAACAATTAAACAAAGAATATCACTCTGCATATTTATATCTTGGAATGAGTGCATATTGTTCAAAAGAGGGTTTTAATGGTTCTTCAAACTGGTTTTTAATTCAATATCAAGAAGAGATTGCCCATGGAATGAAGCTATTTAAATACTTAGAAGACCAAGATGTAGAGATTAAACTACCTTCAATAGAAGGGGTAAAAGTTGAATATAATTCTCTTTTAGATGTATTTAAAAAAGCACTAGCTCACGAACAAAAAATGTCAAAAAATTTAAATATTTTAAGTGATATTGCAATGAAAGAAAAAGACCACGCAACATATAACCTACTTCAATGGTATGTTACTGAACAAGTAGAAGAGGAAGCAACATTGAAAGAGATTAGAGACCACATTAAATTAGTTGGTGATAATGGATATGGACTTTATACAATAGACAAAGAGTTATCAACTAGATCTTTTTCTGATCCAACAGCTTAA
- a CDS encoding HlyD family efflux transporter periplasmic adaptor subunit — translation MKKITIYTLAIIIFIFFTGCFKKEETSKFYGNVDLRTVTLGFRVSGKIENLTLDEGQKVKKGQVLATLNDDLYEQNYKAIQAQIKMQKAQIDKLENGYRQEEIAKAKASYDRSIVLLNKAKKDYERNKKLKETNSISDQIFDDYKFAYKEAKAQVDLAKSSYEQMKNGYLKQDIQMAYAKLETLQANLEEAAIHKEDTKLISPSDGTILTRAHEIGAIVDVGTPIFEIALTDEFWIRSYIDEKYLGLIQANMKAKVYTDSKPNKPYDARVSFISAQAEFTPKSVQTQELRTQLVYRVRLIIENPDKFIRQGMPVTIEYQDLD, via the coding sequence ATGAAAAAAATAACTATTTATACCCTAGCAATCATTATTTTTATATTTTTTACAGGATGTTTTAAAAAAGAAGAAACCAGTAAGTTTTATGGAAATGTGGATTTAAGAACAGTAACATTAGGATTCAGAGTATCTGGTAAAATTGAAAATTTAACTCTTGATGAGGGACAAAAAGTAAAAAAGGGTCAGGTTTTAGCAACTTTAAATGATGATTTATATGAACAAAACTATAAAGCGATTCAAGCTCAAATAAAAATGCAAAAAGCACAAATTGACAAGCTTGAAAATGGATATAGACAAGAAGAGATAGCCAAAGCAAAAGCTTCATATGATAGAAGTATTGTTTTACTAAATAAAGCAAAAAAAGATTATGAAAGAAATAAAAAGTTAAAAGAAACAAATTCTATTTCTGATCAGATTTTTGATGATTATAAATTTGCCTATAAAGAAGCAAAAGCACAGGTTGATTTAGCAAAAAGCAGTTATGAGCAGATGAAAAATGGATATTTAAAACAAGATATACAAATGGCATATGCGAAACTTGAAACCCTACAAGCAAATCTTGAAGAAGCAGCAATTCATAAAGAAGATACAAAACTTATCTCACCTAGTGATGGAACTATATTAACAAGAGCCCATGAAATTGGAGCAATTGTTGATGTGGGTACACCTATTTTCGAGATAGCTCTTACTGATGAATTCTGGATTAGAAGTTATATTGATGAAAAATATTTAGGTTTAATCCAAGCTAATATGAAAGCAAAAGTATATACAGATAGTAAGCCAAATAAACCTTATGATGCTAGAGTTAGTTTTATCTCTGCACAAGCAGAGTTTACTCCTAAGAGTGTCCAAACTCAAGAGTTAAGAACACAACTTGTTTATAGAGTAAGATTGATTATCGAAAATCCTGATAAGTTTATTAGACAAGGGATGCCTGTAACTATTGAATATCAAGATCTAGATTAA